The following are from one region of the Streptomyces rubrogriseus genome:
- the hisF gene encoding imidazole glycerol phosphate synthase subunit HisF, with protein MTLAVRVIPCLDVDNGRVVKGVNFQNLRDAGDPVEMAKVYDAEGADELTFLDITASSGNRETTYDVVRRTAEQVFIPLTVGGGVRTAEDVDKLLRAGADKVGVNTAAIARPDLIREIAERFGRQVLVLSVDARRTEAGTFEVTTHGGRRGTGIDAVDWAHRAAELGAGEILLNSMDADGTKDGYDLEMLAAVRKHVGVPVIASGGAGSLAHFAPAVEAGADAVLAASVFHFGDLRIGEVKTALREAGHPVR; from the coding sequence ATGACCCTGGCGGTCCGAGTCATTCCCTGCCTGGACGTGGACAACGGCCGGGTCGTCAAGGGCGTCAACTTCCAGAACCTGCGCGACGCGGGCGACCCCGTCGAGATGGCCAAGGTGTACGACGCCGAGGGCGCCGACGAGCTGACGTTCCTGGACATCACCGCCTCGTCGGGCAACCGCGAGACGACCTACGACGTGGTGCGCCGCACCGCCGAGCAGGTGTTCATCCCGCTGACCGTCGGCGGCGGGGTGCGCACCGCCGAGGACGTCGACAAGCTGCTGCGGGCCGGTGCGGACAAGGTGGGCGTCAACACCGCCGCCATCGCCCGCCCCGACCTGATCCGCGAGATCGCCGAGCGCTTCGGCCGCCAGGTGCTGGTGCTGTCGGTCGACGCCCGGCGCACCGAGGCGGGCACCTTCGAGGTGACCACCCACGGCGGCCGGCGCGGCACCGGCATCGACGCCGTGGACTGGGCGCACCGGGCCGCCGAGCTGGGCGCGGGGGAGATCCTGCTGAACTCGATGGACGCGGACGGCACGAAGGACGGCTACGACCTGGAGATGCTGGCGGCGGTACGCAAGCACGTGGGTGTCCCGGTCATCGCGTCCGGCGGCGCGGGCAGCCTCGCCCACTTCGCCCCGGCGGTCGAGGCGGGCGCGGACGCGGTACTGGCGGCGTCCGTCTTCCACTTCGGCGACCTGCGGATCGGCGAGGTGAAGACCGCCCTGCGCGAGGCGGGCCACCCCGTCCGGTAG
- a CDS encoding ArsR/SmtB family transcription factor: protein MPRKENHPVTDLGTLKALAHPLRMQLYRGLCVARTATASQLAEQVDEAVSLVSYHLRKLAEHGLVEQADPQSADGRERWWQPSSNGVTIRDENFRDAPERAAAHLAATRLFHEQRADMYRRYLDERPTWGPEWNSAAPDNESLLRLTPAELSELGDELLALARKYDEKGRAAEAAGDTEARENVALHVYGFPFRV, encoded by the coding sequence ATGCCGCGTAAGGAGAACCACCCCGTCACCGATCTGGGCACCCTCAAGGCCCTGGCCCATCCGCTGCGCATGCAGCTCTACCGCGGGCTGTGCGTGGCGCGCACCGCGACCGCCTCGCAGCTCGCCGAGCAGGTGGACGAGGCCGTCTCGCTGGTCAGCTACCACCTGCGCAAGCTGGCCGAGCACGGGCTGGTCGAGCAGGCCGACCCGCAGAGCGCGGACGGCCGGGAGCGCTGGTGGCAGCCCTCCTCGAACGGGGTGACCATCCGCGACGAGAACTTCCGCGACGCCCCCGAGCGCGCGGCGGCCCACCTCGCGGCCACCCGGCTCTTCCACGAGCAGCGCGCCGACATGTACCGCCGCTACCTCGACGAACGCCCCACCTGGGGCCCGGAGTGGAACTCCGCCGCCCCGGACAACGAGTCCCTGCTCCGGCTCACCCCCGCCGAGCTGAGCGAACTGGGCGACGAACTGCTCGCGCTGGCGAGGAAGTACGACGAGAAGGGCCGCGCCGCCGAGGCCGCCGGTGACACCGAGGCGCGCGAGAACGTCGCGCTCCACGTGTACGGGTTCCCGTTCCGTGTCTGA
- the hisB gene encoding imidazoleglycerol-phosphate dehydratase HisB, translating to MSRVGRVERTTKETSVLVEIDLDGTGKTDIATGVGFYDHMLDQLGRHGLFDLTVKTDGDLHIDSHHTIEDTALALGAAFRQALGDKVGIYRFGNCTVPLDESLAQVTVDLSGRPYLVHTEPENMAPMIGEYDVTMTRHILESFVAQAQVALHVHVPYGRNAHHIVECQFKALARALRYASERDPRAAGILPSTKGAL from the coding sequence ATGAGCCGCGTAGGGCGCGTGGAGCGCACCACCAAGGAGACCTCGGTCCTCGTCGAGATCGACCTCGACGGCACCGGCAAGACCGACATCGCCACCGGCGTCGGCTTCTACGACCACATGCTCGACCAGCTCGGCCGGCACGGTCTGTTCGACCTGACCGTGAAGACCGACGGCGACCTGCACATCGACTCCCACCACACCATCGAGGACACCGCCCTCGCGCTGGGCGCCGCCTTCAGGCAGGCCCTCGGCGACAAGGTGGGCATCTACCGCTTCGGCAACTGCACGGTCCCGCTGGACGAGTCCCTCGCCCAGGTCACCGTCGACCTCTCCGGCCGCCCCTACCTCGTGCACACCGAGCCCGAGAACATGGCGCCGATGATCGGCGAGTACGACGTGACGATGACCCGGCACATCCTGGAGTCCTTCGTCGCCCAGGCCCAGGTCGCCCTGCACGTCCACGTGCCCTACGGGCGCAACGCGCACCACATCGTGGAGTGCCAGTTCAAGGCGCTGGCCCGGGCCCTGCGCTACGCCTCGGAGCGCGACCCCCGCGCGGCCGGCATCCTGCCTTCCACGAAGGGCGCGCTGTAA
- the hisH gene encoding imidazole glycerol phosphate synthase subunit HisH, which translates to MTPVNPKRVVVFDYGFGNVRSAERALARAGADVEITRDYDKAMNADGLLVPGVGAFAACMEGLKAARGDWIVDRRLSGGRPVMGICVGMQILFSRGIEHEVEAEGLDEWPGTVGPLQADVVPHMGWNTVEAPADSQLFAGLDADARFYFVHSYAVHEWTQESHNPLIAEPRVTWSTHGKPFVAAVENGALWATQFHPEKSGDAGAQLLTNWIETL; encoded by the coding sequence TTGACCCCGGTGAACCCGAAGCGGGTCGTCGTCTTCGACTACGGCTTCGGCAACGTCCGCTCCGCCGAGCGCGCCCTCGCGCGCGCGGGGGCCGACGTCGAGATCACCCGTGACTACGACAAGGCCATGAACGCCGACGGACTGCTGGTCCCCGGCGTCGGCGCCTTCGCCGCCTGCATGGAGGGCCTCAAGGCCGCCCGGGGCGACTGGATCGTCGACCGCCGCCTGTCGGGCGGGCGCCCGGTCATGGGCATCTGCGTCGGCATGCAGATCCTCTTCTCGCGCGGCATCGAGCACGAGGTGGAGGCCGAGGGCCTGGACGAGTGGCCCGGCACGGTCGGACCCCTGCAGGCCGACGTCGTGCCCCACATGGGCTGGAACACCGTCGAGGCACCGGCCGACTCCCAGCTCTTCGCGGGCCTGGACGCGGACGCCCGCTTCTACTTCGTGCACTCCTACGCCGTCCACGAGTGGACCCAGGAGTCGCACAACCCGCTGATCGCCGAGCCCAGGGTCACCTGGTCCACCCACGGCAAGCCCTTCGTGGCCGCCGTGGAGAACGGCGCGCTGTGGGCCACGCAGTTCCACCCCGAGAAGTCCGGCGACGCCGGCGCCCAGCTCCTCACCAACTGGATCGAGACCCTCTAG
- a CDS encoding RidA family protein produces the protein MTSEAVRRVQSGSPWEESFGFARAVAAGDRVIVAGTTAFKGDMLYGEGDPYEQTKVAFGTAVEAIAEFGLGIGSVIRTRVYLAHSRDVDEVGRAHKELFDSVRPATTLLVVEGFIDSRVLVSVEVEAYRGAVDS, from the coding sequence ATGACATCAGAAGCCGTGCGGCGCGTGCAGAGCGGGAGCCCCTGGGAAGAGTCCTTCGGTTTCGCCCGCGCCGTGGCGGCGGGTGATCGTGTCATCGTGGCGGGCACCACCGCCTTCAAGGGCGACATGCTCTACGGCGAGGGCGACCCGTACGAACAGACCAAGGTGGCCTTCGGCACCGCCGTCGAGGCGATCGCCGAGTTCGGGCTCGGCATCGGGTCCGTGATCCGGACCCGTGTGTACCTGGCACATTCGCGCGATGTCGATGAGGTGGGCCGCGCCCACAAGGAGCTGTTCGACTCCGTACGCCCTGCCACGACCCTGCTGGTCGTGGAGGGCTTCATCGACTCGCGGGTCCTGGTGTCGGTCGAAGTGGAAGCGTATAGAGGAGCCGTGGATTCATGA
- the hisD gene encoding histidinol dehydrogenase has protein sequence MISRIDLRGDALPEGPALRDLLPRADFDVSVALEKVRPICEAVHHRGDAALIDFTEQFDGVRLERVRVPAEELTRALEGLDPEVRAALEESIRRARLVHREQRRTTHTTQVVPGGSVTQKWVPVERVGLYVPGGRSVYPSSVVMNVVPAQEAGVGSIALASPAQAEFGGIPHPTILAACALLGVDEVYAAGGATAVAMFAYGTESCPPANMVTGPGNIWVAAAKRFFTGKIGIDAEAGPTEIAVLADSTADPVHVASDLISQAEHDPLAAAVLVTDSVELADAVEKELEPQVEATKHIEDRIRPALAGRQSAIVLVDGLDEGLRVVDAYGAEHLEIQTADAAAVAERVKNAGAIFVGPWAPVSLGDYAAGSNHVLPTGGCACHSSGLSVQSFLRGIHIVDYTRDALAEVARHVVTLAEAEDLPAHGAAIKARFEWKVPESK, from the coding sequence GTGATCTCCCGAATCGATCTGCGCGGCGACGCCCTCCCCGAGGGCCCCGCCCTGCGCGACCTGCTGCCCCGAGCCGACTTCGACGTCTCGGTCGCCCTGGAGAAGGTGCGTCCGATCTGCGAGGCCGTGCATCATCGCGGGGACGCGGCGCTGATCGACTTCACCGAGCAGTTCGACGGCGTCCGGCTGGAGCGGGTGCGCGTTCCGGCCGAGGAGCTGACCCGCGCCCTGGAAGGGCTCGACCCGGAGGTGCGCGCGGCCCTGGAGGAGTCCATCCGCCGCGCCCGCCTCGTCCACCGCGAGCAGCGCCGCACCACGCACACCACCCAGGTCGTGCCCGGCGGCTCGGTCACCCAGAAGTGGGTCCCGGTCGAGCGGGTCGGGCTCTACGTGCCCGGCGGCCGGTCGGTCTACCCGTCGTCGGTGGTCATGAACGTGGTGCCCGCGCAGGAGGCCGGGGTCGGCTCGATCGCGCTCGCCTCGCCCGCGCAGGCCGAGTTCGGCGGCATCCCGCACCCCACCATCCTGGCCGCCTGCGCCCTGCTCGGCGTCGACGAGGTGTACGCGGCCGGCGGCGCCACCGCCGTCGCGATGTTCGCGTACGGCACCGAGTCCTGCCCGCCCGCCAACATGGTCACCGGCCCCGGCAACATCTGGGTCGCCGCCGCCAAGCGCTTCTTCACCGGGAAGATCGGCATCGACGCCGAGGCGGGACCGACCGAGATCGCCGTCCTGGCGGACTCGACCGCCGACCCGGTGCACGTCGCCTCCGACTTGATCAGCCAGGCCGAGCACGACCCGCTGGCCGCCGCCGTCCTGGTCACCGACTCCGTGGAGCTGGCCGACGCGGTGGAGAAGGAGCTGGAGCCGCAGGTCGAGGCCACCAAGCACATCGAGGACCGGATCCGCCCGGCCCTGGCCGGCCGCCAGTCCGCGATCGTCCTCGTCGACGGCCTGGACGAGGGCCTGCGGGTCGTGGACGCCTACGGCGCCGAGCACCTGGAGATCCAGACCGCCGACGCCGCGGCCGTCGCCGAGCGCGTCAAGAACGCCGGCGCGATCTTCGTCGGCCCGTGGGCGCCCGTCTCGCTCGGCGACTACGCGGCCGGGTCCAACCACGTCCTGCCCACCGGCGGCTGCGCCTGCCACTCCTCGGGCCTGTCCGTGCAGTCCTTCCTGCGCGGCATCCACATCGTCGACTACACGCGCGACGCGCTCGCCGAGGTCGCACGGCACGTGGTGACGCTGGCCGAGGCGGAGGACCTGCCCGCGCACGGCGCGGCGATCAAGGCGAGGTTCGAGTGGAAGGTCCCGGAGAGCAAGTGA
- the priA gene encoding bifunctional 1-(5-phosphoribosyl)-5-((5-phosphoribosylamino)methylideneamino)imidazole-4-carboxamide isomerase/phosphoribosylanthranilate isomerase PriA, with product MSKLELLPAVDVRDGQAVRLVHGESGTETSYGSPLEAALAWQRSGAEWLHLVDLDAAFGTGDNRALIAEVAKAMDIKVELSGGIRDDDTLAAALATGCTRVNLGTAALETPEWVAKVIAEHGDKIAVGLDVRGTTLRGRGWTRDGGDLYETLDRLNKEGCARYVVTDIAKDGTLQGPNLELLKNVCAATDRPVVASGGVSSLDDLRAIAGLVPDGVEGAIVGKALYAKAFTLEEALEATS from the coding sequence ATGAGCAAGCTCGAACTCCTCCCCGCCGTCGACGTCCGCGACGGCCAGGCCGTCCGCCTCGTGCACGGCGAGTCCGGCACCGAGACCTCCTACGGCTCCCCGCTGGAGGCCGCCCTCGCCTGGCAGCGCTCCGGCGCCGAGTGGCTGCACCTGGTGGACCTGGACGCGGCGTTCGGGACCGGGGACAACCGCGCGCTGATCGCCGAGGTCGCCAAGGCCATGGACATCAAGGTGGAGCTGTCCGGAGGCATCCGCGACGACGACACCCTCGCCGCCGCCCTCGCCACCGGCTGCACCCGGGTGAACCTGGGCACCGCCGCCCTGGAGACCCCCGAGTGGGTCGCCAAGGTCATCGCCGAGCACGGCGACAAGATCGCGGTCGGCCTGGACGTACGGGGCACCACGCTCCGCGGCCGCGGCTGGACCCGCGACGGCGGCGACCTCTACGAGACGCTGGACCGCCTGAACAAGGAGGGCTGCGCCCGCTACGTCGTCACCGACATCGCCAAGGACGGCACCCTCCAGGGCCCCAACCTGGAGCTCCTGAAGAACGTCTGCGCGGCCACCGACCGCCCGGTCGTGGCGTCGGGCGGCGTCTCCTCCCTGGACGACCTGCGCGCCATCGCCGGGCTCGTCCCGGACGGTGTCGAGGGGGCCATCGTCGGGAAGGCCCTGTACGCGAAGGCGTTCACCCTGGAAGAAGCCCTGGAGGCTACGTCGTGA
- a CDS encoding histidinol-phosphate transaminase, protein MTFGIDDLPVRDELRGKSPYGAPQLDVPVRLNTNENPYPLPDALVERIAERVREAARDLNRYPDRDAVELRTQLARYLTDTSGHPLDVSNVWAANGSNEVIQQLLQTFGGPGRTAIGFEPSYSMHGLIARGTGTGWISGPRHEDFTIDVPAATRAIAEHRPDVVFITTPNNPTGTAVPAETVLALYEAAQAAKPSMVVVDEAYIEFSHGASLLPLLDGRPNLVVSRTMSKAFGAAGLRLGYLAAHPAVVDAVQLVRLPYHLSAVTQATALAALEHTDTLLKYVEQLKTERDRLVAELRAIGYEVTESDANFVQFGRFADSHATWRKILDRGVLVRDNGVPGWLRVTAGTPEENDAFLDAVREVKKEQHT, encoded by the coding sequence GTGACGTTCGGCATCGACGATCTCCCCGTACGGGACGAGCTGCGCGGCAAGTCCCCCTACGGCGCGCCCCAACTGGACGTGCCGGTACGGCTGAACACCAACGAGAACCCCTACCCGCTGCCCGACGCGCTGGTCGAGCGGATCGCCGAGCGGGTCCGCGAGGCCGCCCGCGACCTCAACCGCTACCCCGACCGGGACGCGGTCGAGCTGCGCACCCAGCTGGCCCGGTACCTGACGGACACCTCCGGACACCCGCTGGACGTGAGCAACGTCTGGGCGGCCAACGGCTCCAACGAGGTCATCCAGCAACTGCTGCAGACCTTCGGCGGGCCGGGCCGCACCGCGATCGGCTTCGAGCCGTCGTACTCGATGCACGGCCTCATCGCGCGCGGCACCGGCACCGGCTGGATCTCCGGGCCGCGCCACGAGGACTTCACCATCGACGTGCCCGCCGCCACGCGGGCGATCGCCGAGCACCGCCCGGACGTCGTCTTCATCACCACCCCCAACAACCCCACGGGAACCGCGGTCCCGGCCGAGACGGTCCTCGCCCTGTACGAGGCCGCCCAGGCGGCGAAGCCGTCCATGGTCGTGGTGGACGAGGCGTACATCGAGTTCAGCCACGGCGCCTCCCTGCTGCCCCTGCTGGACGGCCGGCCGAACCTGGTCGTCTCCCGCACGATGTCGAAGGCGTTCGGCGCGGCGGGCCTGCGCCTCGGCTACCTCGCCGCGCACCCGGCCGTCGTCGACGCCGTCCAGCTCGTACGGCTGCCGTACCACCTGTCGGCCGTGACGCAGGCGACCGCGCTGGCCGCCCTGGAGCACACGGACACGCTGCTCAAGTACGTCGAGCAGCTGAAGACCGAGCGGGACCGGCTGGTCGCCGAACTGCGCGCCATCGGTTACGAGGTGACCGAGTCCGACGCGAACTTCGTCCAGTTCGGGCGGTTCGCGGACTCCCACGCGACCTGGCGGAAGATCCTCGACCGGGGTGTCCTGGTCCGGGACAACGGCGTGCCGGGGTGGCTGCGGGTCACCGCCGGCACCCCGGAGGAGAACGACGCGTTCCTCGACGCGGTACGTGAAGTCAAGAAGGAGCAGCACACATGA
- a CDS encoding oxidoreductase, which yields MTEGAGHRDGELPDDLTMTEAGMWQAFRNGSVYDLSSGDALVDDPHGGHPWGPERTVRARVVCWLLLDGPPALAGRVSSLQLVGVRISDTMDLAGGTVVPYVELRRCRFEREVLLPETRFTTVRLVDCAVPRLEAARLHTEGDLHLPRSRFPGGIRLTDAQIGTDLLLNQAIVHRDRSGRSIAADGMTVGQDLQAEMLESHGEVSLRSAQVGVSLSLRGARLLNPYTRHALNAPQLTVERTLYLTPAGLGSPLLRGTTPAQGTRIQRFECEGGVRLDDGRFGDALDLEHARFTFTDDQELSLRRVQTPELRFLGERPARGRVVLSGARVVNLMDRADSWPGPGRLHMGGFAYENLVPRGPFPLAKRLRWVGAATAEYNPEPYERLAAVLKAGGEDEDAREVLLAKHRRRRESLPVAAKLVGYAQDWTVAYGYRPGRAAVWMAVLWAAGSLAFARADPPPLKSGEHPDWNPALFALDLLLPVIDLGQAGSWQLHGGWQWLSTALVLLGWVLATTVAAGATRLLRRS from the coding sequence GTGACCGAAGGGGCCGGCCACCGTGACGGAGAGCTGCCGGACGACCTGACCATGACGGAGGCCGGCATGTGGCAGGCCTTCCGCAACGGCAGCGTGTACGACCTCAGCAGCGGCGACGCGCTCGTCGACGACCCGCACGGCGGGCACCCGTGGGGGCCGGAGCGGACCGTGCGGGCCCGCGTCGTGTGCTGGCTGCTTCTCGACGGCCCGCCGGCGCTCGCGGGCCGGGTGTCCTCGCTGCAACTGGTGGGGGTGCGGATCAGCGACACGATGGATCTGGCGGGCGGCACGGTGGTGCCCTACGTCGAGTTGCGCCGCTGCCGCTTCGAGCGGGAGGTACTGCTGCCGGAGACCCGGTTCACGACGGTGCGGCTGGTGGACTGCGCGGTGCCGCGCCTGGAGGCGGCCCGGCTGCACACCGAGGGCGACCTGCACCTGCCGCGCTCCCGCTTCCCGGGCGGCATCCGGCTCACGGACGCGCAGATAGGCACCGACCTGCTGCTCAACCAGGCGATCGTGCACCGGGACCGCAGCGGGCGTTCCATCGCCGCGGACGGCATGACGGTGGGGCAGGACCTCCAGGCCGAGATGCTGGAGTCGCACGGCGAGGTGAGCCTGCGCAGCGCCCAGGTCGGCGTGTCGCTGAGCCTGCGCGGCGCCCGGCTCCTGAACCCGTACACGCGGCACGCGCTGAACGCCCCGCAGCTGACGGTGGAGCGCACGCTGTACCTGACCCCGGCGGGCCTGGGCAGCCCGCTGCTGCGCGGCACCACGCCCGCGCAGGGCACCCGGATCCAGCGCTTCGAGTGCGAGGGCGGGGTGCGGCTCGACGACGGGCGGTTCGGCGACGCGCTCGACCTGGAGCACGCCCGGTTCACCTTCACCGACGACCAGGAGCTGTCGCTGCGCCGGGTGCAGACGCCCGAGCTGCGCTTCCTGGGCGAGCGTCCGGCGCGCGGGCGGGTGGTGCTGTCGGGGGCGCGGGTGGTCAACCTGATGGACCGGGCGGACAGCTGGCCGGGTCCCGGCCGGTTGCACATGGGCGGCTTCGCCTACGAGAACCTGGTGCCGCGCGGGCCGTTCCCGCTGGCCAAGCGGCTGCGCTGGGTGGGCGCCGCGACCGCCGAGTACAACCCGGAGCCGTACGAGCGCCTCGCGGCGGTGCTGAAGGCCGGCGGCGAGGACGAGGACGCCCGCGAGGTGCTGCTCGCCAAGCACCGCAGGCGCCGGGAGAGCCTGCCGGTCGCCGCGAAGCTGGTGGGCTACGCGCAGGACTGGACGGTCGCCTACGGGTACCGGCCGGGCCGGGCGGCGGTGTGGATGGCGGTGCTGTGGGCGGCCGGCTCGCTCGCCTTCGCCCGCGCGGACCCTCCTCCGCTGAAGAGCGGCGAACACCCGGACTGGAACCCGGCCCTCTTCGCCCTCGACCTCCTGCTCCCGGTGATCGACCTGGGCCAGGCCGGCTCCTGGCAGCTGCACGGCGGCTGGCAGTGGCTGTCGACGGCCCTGGTCCTGCTGGGCTGGGTCCTGGCGACCACCGTGGCAGCGGGCGCCACCCGCCTCCTCCGCCGAAGCTGA